From Salvia splendens isolate huo1 chromosome 3, SspV2, whole genome shotgun sequence, a single genomic window includes:
- the LOC121793575 gene encoding probable carboxylesterase 17 codes for MAAITMEPNLSSHQMRGKASQHKLQVVEEIEGIIKVYNNGHVERPEIMPSVGCSLAPDLGVTCRDATIDTYTNLWARIYAPTAANKLPLLLYFHGGGFCVGAASWACYHEFLANLAARASCAVVSVNYRLAPEHPLPAAYDDGVKAAIWAKQQEFSGGSEWWAGKCDFSRIFLAGDSAGANIAYNVGLRVANSIGFGAIKGLVMIQPFFGGEARTRSEVCAAQPPRSALTLAASDAYWRMALPAGADRDHPWCNAASSAELRRAGVAVMVCVAEADILRDRNLEFSGGLAREGVRVEQVVSKGVGHAFQILNKSHLAKTRLHELFSHVQHFVGR; via the coding sequence ATGGCTGCGATCACAATGGAGCCAAATCTGAGCAGCCACCAAATGAGAGGCAAAGCTTCCCAACACAAACTCCAAGTAGTTGAGGAAATTGAGGGCATCATCAAGGTATACAACAACGGCCACGTGGAGCGCCCCGAAATCATGCCAAGTGTCGGGTGCTCATTGGCCCCTGACCTCGGGGTCACGTGCCGTGACGCAACCATCGACACGTACACCAATCTCTGGGCACGCATCTACGCCCCAACCGCCGCTAACAAACTGCCCTTGCTCCTCTACTTCCACGGCGGCGGATTCTGCGTCGGTGCCGCATCCTGGGCCTGCTACCACGAATTCCTCGCCAACCTCGCAGCCAGAGCCTCCTGCGCCGTCGTCTCCGTCAACTACAGGCTGGCGCCGGAGCACCCCCTCCCCGCCGCCTACGACGACGGCGTCAAGGCGGCGATCTGGGCCAAGCAGCAGGAATTCTCCGGCGGAAGCGAGTGGTGGGCCGGGAAATGCGATTTCTCTCGAATCTTCCTCGCCGGCGACAGCGCCGGCGCGAACATCGCCTACAATGTGGGGCTGAGGGTGGCGAATTCGATCGGATTCGGAGCGATCAAGGGCTTGGTGATGATACAGCCGTTTTTCGGGGGCGAGGCGCGGACGCGGTCGGAGGTGTGCGCGGCGCAGCCGCCGCGGTCGGCGCTGACGCTGGCGGCGTCGGACGCGTACTGGCGGATGGCTCTGCCGGCGGGGGCCGACCGAGACCACCCGTGGTGCAATGCGGCATCGTCTGCGGAGCTTCGGCGGGCGGGGGTGGCGGTGATGGTGTGCGTGGCGGAGGCGGACATATTGAGGGATCGGAATTTGGAATTTTCCGGCGGGTTGGCGAGGGAAGGAGTGAGGGTGGAGCAAGTGGTGAGTAAAGGCGTTGGGCATGCGTTTCAGATTCTGAATAAGTCGCATTTGGCCAAAACGCGCCTTCACGAGTTGTTCTCTCATGTCCAACATTTTGTGGGTAGATGA